One window of Gymnogyps californianus isolate 813 chromosome 10, ASM1813914v2, whole genome shotgun sequence genomic DNA carries:
- the LOC127020216 gene encoding transmembrane 4 L6 family member 1-like — protein sequence MCFGRCASCIGYKLLILALLSIVANILLYFPNGETRFASEHHLGKYVECLHGILGGGFLVLIPAAVFIGLHNDDCCGCFGHEDCGKSCAMLSSVLAAFVGILGSGYCIIISALGLSHGPYCFTHLERNWIYPFTESSGGYLFEYNKWSECQEPQNIVQWNVTLFSILLVLGGIEFILCFIQIINGILGGLCGLCCSHEETYVC from the exons ATGTGTTTTGGAAGGTGTGCTAGTTGTATTGGTTATAAGTTGCTCATCCTTGCCTTGCTCAGCATTGTGGCCaacattttactttattttcccaATGGCGAAACAAGATTTGCTTCAGAGCATCATCTCGGCAAATATGTAGAGTGCCTTCATGGCATTCTAGGTGGAGGCTTTTTG GTACTCATTCCAGCTGCAGTATTCATCGGGCTTCACAACGATGACTGCTGTGGGTGCTTTGGCCATGAGGACTGTGGGAAAAGCTGTGCT ATGCTGTCCTCAGTTCTGGCAGCCTTTGTTGGGATCCTTGGCTCTGGATACTGTATAATCATTTCAGCACTGGGCTTGTCTCATGGACCGTATTGTTTTACTCACCTAGAAAGAAACTGGATCTATCCTTTCACTGAATCCTCTGGAGG GTACTTGTTTGAGTATAACAAGTGGTCTGAATGCCAAGAACCTCAAAACATCGTGCAGTGGAACGTCACCCTCTTTTCCATCCTCCTTGTCTTGGGAGGAATAGAGTTCATTCTGTGCTTCATACAGATAATCAACGGCATTCTTGGAGGACTATGCGGGTTGTGCTGCAGTCATGAGGAG ACATACGTTTGTTAG
- the TM4SF18 gene encoding transmembrane 4 L6 family member 18, translated as MALETCGSCLSCLLIPLALWSIVVNILLYFPNGKASHAASYQVPNYVWYFEGICFSGVMVLVLAVILITLECSVFYRCCQSESCNKTYRSFISIVLALLGVAFSGYSCIIFTLGLIQGPFCNSSGGWDYIFKDTAGGYLTDYPAWSRCTEPANIVEWNVILLSILIALSGLQLIICFLKVAAELKRTLCGTYSVFVQAGIL; from the exons ATGGCTTTAGAGACCTGTGGAAGCTGTTTGAGTTGTCTGCTGATACCTCTTGCACTTTGGAGTATTGTTGTTAACATCCTACTATACTTCCCTAATGGGAAAGCTTCACATGCTGCCAGTTACCAGGTTCCCAACTACGTGTGGTATTTTGAAGGGATCTGTTTCTCAGGTGTGATG GTCCTTGTGCTGGCAGTAATTCTAATAACACTGGAGTGTAGCGTGTTCTATCGGTGCTGCCAGAGTGAGAGCTGTAACAAAACCTACAGG AGTTTTATTTCAATTGTGCTAGCCCTGCTTGGAGTTGCTTTCTCTGGATACAGTTGCATCATTTTTACCTTGGGGTTAATCCAAGGCCCCTTCTGCAATTCGTCAGGTGGATGGGATTATATCTTCAAAGACACTGCTGGAGG GTACCTCACAGATTACCCTGCTTGGTCTCGGTGCACCGAACCTGCTAACATAGTGGAGTGGAACGTCATTTTACTCTCCATTCTGATAGCTCTTAGTGGACTGCAGTTGATCATCTGTTTTCTCAAAGTGGCTGCTGAGTTGAAACGGACACTCTGTGGGACCTATTCTGTTTTTGTCCAG GCTGGGATTCTCTGA